In Mycoplasma sp. OR1901, the following are encoded in one genomic region:
- the mip gene encoding Ig-specific serine endopeptidase MIP produces the protein MKTNKWTKLLSLTFGITSVVTAISCGTSNSNTTNTKNKNSNNTNNNQSLTPLDTKKEKMTALTNFFSSEVYNKDEILANINEAKTDKELNTVLDNIKKTILENGDSDKLIEDTKEVTRKIVDQNKRNEINTKLTSASNATEVKDKNKQLLDLFLEASQEAEKPATDEQKELSKQQFNEVISNPTEGTHFDFKYQSLRNQNKNEVLPSQVIRNASLDKFIPSDKYAWFLDITINNVKGVEGEENPNRTGNVVFYLTFINRLTGQTSDVKQIKVSGFNSNEQGLDETGQQYGGIELGGLKKPTSNEEIKEYIKKTPIDKFKYDDNIYLTALKGYIKSNGDLAKIRPEINTNTQDNINHFNTEAAKVGFSPYESAAYKGFTLPKYGNNNQVLGLALNDVMEIGKKDSWVDSLGKKQGFEQGLARRITNKNYLNASYSTYHIEINNFFASEDEAQKNLLKKHIKNPERLEEFAKHINDQNARNDFIRRIKEAGGDTMENPRQEYLEEITIEMFRALVKQMNGDEDGAARIYTDYLNVYKNQVLDKINKDPEIKQETKNNAKAFIDKAESMWDIQNKFVNSSDVTAGTMWIMDYELPENGHYPTKFYFGTNLHVADAIKENRFTGMSMTNVNKKAVTGDYSKVKVIPLDEEKYNTASVKGKAVRRIFDAKDYLNTKPSQYLIDEQKTKYEDVEEFLDFSIIEIDFAKFDKQYLDNKTPEEFAKWITNDYANWEEKDKVKFKSTSYLKDYNKINNPIYSQNFDLNTLDQLIILGYPKSKTTTWLDWFIEQYEESDEIKAREYGYSMWTNADGNFYKLTVSEDGFDKATKEKLDRGNFLSYNVAWRGFIDKPGVVDAFISSPTVGAKHVPFKNLYVSNDDKKYILYGLEYLPRNYVPGGGASGSGIRTKNNEMVSVYHASFPGAKTGLSSAFRSEGYDYKGLFGEYNSPQYDLIYGGGKEQKNSYREEMKKKGPKKTWLFKNGFEKENVPSEFQFNEKLTEYEPIKNSSDLK, from the coding sequence ATGAAAACAAATAAATGAACAAAATTATTATCCTTAACTTTTGGTATAACATCCGTTGTTACTGCAATTTCTTGTGGAACAAGTAATTCGAATACAACCAATACTAAAAATAAGAATTCTAATAACACAAACAATAATCAATCTTTAACACCACTAGATACTAAAAAAGAAAAAATGACAGCATTAACAAATTTCTTTTCTAGTGAAGTTTATAATAAAGATGAAATATTAGCAAATATCAATGAAGCAAAAACTGATAAAGAACTTAATACAGTTCTAGATAACATTAAAAAAACAATTTTAGAAAATGGTGACTCAGATAAATTAATCGAAGACACAAAAGAAGTAACAAGAAAAATTGTTGATCAAAATAAAAGAAATGAAATTAACACAAAATTAACAAGTGCAAGTAATGCAACTGAAGTTAAAGATAAAAATAAACAACTATTAGATTTATTTTTAGAGGCTTCACAAGAAGCGGAAAAACCTGCAACTGACGAACAAAAAGAATTATCAAAACAACAGTTTAATGAAGTAATTAGCAATCCTACCGAAGGTACTCACTTTGATTTTAAATATCAAAGTCTTAGAAATCAAAATAAAAATGAAGTTTTACCATCGCAAGTAATTAGAAATGCATCATTAGATAAATTTATTCCAAGCGATAAATATGCATGATTCCTAGATATTACAATAAACAATGTTAAAGGTGTTGAAGGAGAAGAAAATCCAAACAGAACTGGAAATGTTGTCTTTTACTTAACATTTATAAATAGATTAACAGGTCAAACATCAGATGTTAAACAAATTAAAGTAAGTGGCTTTAATTCAAATGAACAAGGTTTAGATGAAACTGGTCAACAATATGGTGGAATCGAATTAGGTGGACTAAAGAAACCTACTTCAAACGAAGAAATCAAAGAGTATATTAAAAAAACACCAATTGATAAATTTAAGTATGACGATAACATTTATCTAACAGCTTTAAAAGGATATATTAAAAGTAATGGTGATTTAGCTAAAATTAGACCAGAAATTAACACTAACACACAAGATAATATAAATCACTTTAATACCGAAGCAGCCAAAGTTGGTTTCAGCCCATACGAAAGTGCAGCTTATAAAGGTTTCACATTACCAAAATACGGAAATAATAATCAAGTTTTAGGATTAGCATTAAACGACGTAATGGAAATTGGTAAAAAAGATTCTTGAGTAGACTCACTTGGTAAAAAACAAGGTTTTGAACAAGGTTTAGCTAGAAGAATAACAAACAAAAACTATTTAAATGCATCTTATTCAACTTATCATATTGAAATTAACAATTTCTTTGCAAGTGAAGATGAAGCACAAAAAAATCTACTTAAAAAACATATTAAGAATCCAGAGAGATTAGAAGAATTTGCAAAACATATTAATGACCAAAATGCTAGAAATGATTTTATAAGAAGAATCAAAGAAGCTGGTGGTGACACAATGGAAAATCCACGTCAAGAATATTTAGAAGAAATCACAATAGAAATGTTTAGAGCATTGGTAAAACAAATGAATGGTGACGAAGATGGAGCCGCAAGAATATACACCGACTATTTAAATGTTTATAAAAATCAAGTTTTAGATAAAATAAATAAAGATCCAGAAATAAAACAAGAAACAAAAAATAACGCTAAAGCGTTTATTGATAAAGCAGAAAGCATGTGAGATATTCAAAATAAATTTGTTAATTCTTCAGATGTTACTGCGGGAACTATGTGAATTATGGACTACGAACTTCCAGAGAATGGTCACTACCCAACAAAATTCTACTTCGGAACAAACTTACACGTTGCGGATGCTATAAAAGAAAATAGATTTACTGGTATGTCAATGACAAACGTTAACAAAAAAGCTGTAACTGGTGACTATTCTAAAGTTAAAGTAATACCTTTAGACGAAGAAAAATACAATACAGCATCTGTAAAAGGAAAAGCTGTTAGAAGAATTTTCGATGCCAAGGATTACTTAAATACAAAACCTTCACAATATTTAATCGATGAACAAAAAACTAAATATGAAGATGTAGAAGAATTTTTAGACTTCTCAATAATTGAAATTGATTTTGCAAAATTCGATAAACAATATTTAGATAATAAAACACCAGAAGAGTTTGCAAAATGAATAACAAACGATTATGCAAATTGAGAAGAAAAAGATAAAGTTAAATTTAAATCAACATCATATTTAAAAGATTACAATAAAATTAATAACCCTATTTATTCTCAAAATTTTGATTTAAACACTTTAGATCAATTAATTATTTTAGGTTATCCAAAAAGTAAAACTACAACTTGACTTGATTGATTTATCGAACAATACGAAGAAAGCGATGAAATCAAAGCACGTGAATATGGTTACAGTATGTGAACAAACGCTGATGGTAACTTTTATAAGTTAACAGTTTCTGAAGATGGTTTTGATAAAGCAACAAAAGAAAAATTAGATAGAGGTAATTTCTTATCATATAACGTTGCATGACGTGGTTTCATTGATAAACCAGGAGTTGTAGATGCGTTTATTTCATCTCCAACAGTTGGTGCAAAACATGTACCATTCAAAAACTTATATGTTTCTAATGATGATAAAAAATATATACTATACGGTTTAGAATACTTACCTAGAAACTATGTCCCAGGTGGTGGAGCTTCAGGTAGTGGTATAAGAACAAAGAATAACGAAATGGTTTCAGTATATCACGCTAGTTTCCCAGGTGCTAAAACTGGTCTATCATCAGCTTTTAGATCTGAAGGATATGATTATAAAGGTTTATTTGGTGAATATAATTCACCACAATATGACTTAATTTATGGTGGTGGAAAAGAACAAAAAAATTCATATCGTGAAGAAATGAAGAAAAAAGGACCTAAAAAAACATGACTATTTAAAAACGGTTTTGAAAAAGAGAATGTACCATCTGAATTCCAATTTAATGAAAAATTAACTGAATACGAGCCAATTAAAAATTCATCAGACTTAAAATAA